The following are from one region of the Nicotiana tabacum cultivar K326 chromosome 3, ASM71507v2, whole genome shotgun sequence genome:
- the LOC142176999 gene encoding secreted RxLR effector protein 161-like — protein sequence MKDLGEAKKILGIEIKKDRHSKKLYLSQKEYLKRVIDRFGMNENTKSVSTHLAPHFKLSATMSPKNEAERECISRIPYVNVVGSLMYAIVCTRSDISHVIGVVSRYMHDPGKEHWQAVKWIVWYIRNTVDVGLIFEQKDSQYLVGYCDSDYAGDLEKCRSTTGYIFTFANTLVSWKSTLQSMITLSTTEAEYMAITEAVKKAIWLQGLPRELGIGQESITLFCKVKVLSN from the coding sequence atgaaggatttgggtgaggcaaagaaaattcttggcatagAGATAAAAAAAGATAGACATTCAAAGAAACTCTatctatctcagaaagaatacttGAAGAGAGTAATAGATCGATTTGGCATGAATGAGAACACAAAGTCGGTTAGCACTCATCTTGCTCCTCACTTTAAGCTTAGtgctactatgtcgccaaagaatgaagctgaacgagagtgtATATCAAGAATACCATATGTGAATgtcgttggtagcttgatgtatgcaattgTTTGCACAAGATCTGATATTTCACATGTTATCGGAGTTGTAAGCAGGTATATGCatgatccaggaaaggagcattggcaagctgtgaaatggattgTATGGTATATTcgtaatactgtagatgttggattgatttttgagcagAAAGATAGTCAGTATttggttggatattgtgactcagattatgcaggtgatTTGGAAAAGTGTAGATCAACTACCGGTTATATTTTCACTTTTGCAAATACActagttagttggaagtctacgtTGCAGTCAATGATTACTTTGTCTACTactgaggcagagtacatggcaattACGGAGGCTGTAAAgaaggcaatttggcttcaagggttGCCTAGAGAGCTTGGTATTGGTCAAGAAAGCATCACACTATTTTGTAAAGTCAAGGTGCTATCAAATTAG